A single Runella rosea DNA region contains:
- a CDS encoding LytR/AlgR family response regulator transcription factor codes for MKVLILEDEALSAKRASQLLNEFDPSIEVVETLESVEDAAAWLRHNPEPDLMLLDIHLSDGLCFNLFDRVSVKSPVIFTTAYDQYTLQAFKINSIDYLLKPIDKHELNNALAKYHTLMQDRKSISSFDIQRIKQTIQSLSKKYKNRFLVKFGDTIQFKNINEVAYFFADDKVVYLVTNEGRKYLIDYNLESLEEILDPQLFFRINRKLIVGIDAVQKVKTLLNSRLQVYLKPTFEQDTYVSKERSPEFKVWLDN; via the coding sequence ATGAAAGTATTGATTTTAGAAGATGAAGCCCTTTCTGCTAAAAGAGCTTCACAACTCCTCAACGAATTTGATCCTTCTATTGAAGTGGTTGAGACGTTGGAGTCGGTTGAAGATGCCGCCGCCTGGCTCCGACACAATCCCGAACCCGATTTGATGCTGCTCGACATCCATTTATCGGATGGTTTATGTTTCAACTTGTTTGACCGTGTATCGGTCAAAAGTCCCGTCATTTTTACGACTGCGTATGACCAATACACCTTGCAAGCCTTCAAAATCAACAGTATTGATTATTTATTGAAGCCTATCGATAAACACGAATTAAACAATGCTCTTGCCAAGTATCACACCTTGATGCAAGACCGAAAAAGTATTTCTTCCTTTGATATTCAGCGTATTAAGCAAACAATACAATCCCTAAGCAAAAAATATAAGAATCGATTTTTGGTTAAATTTGGGGATACCATTCAGTTTAAAAACATCAACGAAGTAGCCTATTTTTTTGCCGACGACAAGGTTGTTTACTTAGTCACCAACGAGGGCCGAAAGTACCTGATTGATTACAATTTGGAGAGCTTAGAAGAAATCCTTGACCCACAGTTGTTTTTCAGAATCAACCGAAAATTGATTGTGGGGATAGACGCTGTACAAAAGGTTAAAACCCTCCTCAACAGCCGACTTCAGGTCTATCTTAAACCTACTTTTGAACAAGACACATACGTCAGCAAAGAAAGAAGTCCAGAGTTTAAAGTCTGGCTGGATAATTAA